In the genome of Neofelis nebulosa isolate mNeoNeb1 chromosome 6, mNeoNeb1.pri, whole genome shotgun sequence, one region contains:
- the HTR1B gene encoding 5-hydroxytryptamine receptor 1B, producing the protein MEETNTHCAPPPPAGSQTGVSQANLSSAPPNCSTEGYIYQDSIALPWKVLLVLVLALFTLATTLSNAFVIATVYRTRKLHTPANYLIASLAVTDLLVSILVMPISTMYTVTGRWTLGQVVCDFWLSSDITCCTASILHLCVIALDRYWAITDAVEYSAKRTPKRAAVMIALVWVFSISISLPPFFWRQAKAEEEVSDCRVNTDHMLYTVYSTVGAFYFPTLLLIALYGRIYVEARSRILKQTPNRTGKRLTRAQLITDSPGSTSSVTSVNSRAPDVPSESGSPVYVNQVKVRVSDALLEKKKLMAARERKATKTLGIILGAFIVCWLPFFIISLVMPICKDACWFHLAIFDFFTWLGYLNSLINPIIYTMSNEDFKQAFHKLIRFKCTG; encoded by the coding sequence ATGGAAGAAACCAACACTCATTGCGCCCCACCGCCGCCCGCGGGCTCCCAGACCGGGGTTTCTCAAGCCAACCTCTCCTCCGCTCCCCCCAATTGCAGCACCGAGGGCTATATTTACCAGGACTCCATCGCCCTGCCCTGGAAAGTACTCCTGGTCCTGGTGCTGGCGCTCTTCACCTTGGCCACCACGCTCTCCAATGCTTTTGTGATTGCCACTGTGTACCGGACCCGGAAGCTGCACACCCCAGCCAACTACCTGATCGCCTCCCTGGCAGTAACCGACCTGCTCGTATCCATCCTGGTTATGCCCATCAGCACCATGTACACGGTCACCGGCCGCTGGACGCTGGGCCAGGTGGTCTGCGACTTCTGGCTGTCGTCGGACATCACCTGTTGCACAGCTTCTATCCTGCACCTCTGCGTCATCGCCCTGGACCGCTACTGGGCCATCACGGACGCTGTGGAGTACTCCGCTAAAAGGACTCCCAAGAGGGCCGCGGTCATGATCGCGCTGGTGTGGGTCTTCTCCATCTCCATCTCGCTGCCGCCCTTCTTCTGGCGTCAAGCCAAAGCCGAGGAGGAGGTGTCGGACTGCAGGGTGAACACCGACCACATGCTCTACACAGTTTACTCCACGGTGGGCGCTTTCTActtccccaccctgctcctcATCGCCCTCTACGGCCGCATCTATGTGGAAGCCCGCTCCCGGATTTTGAAACAGACGCCCAACAGGACCGGCAAGCGCCTGACCCGAGCCCAGCTGATAACCGACTCCCCCGGGTCCACGTCCTCGGTCACCTCCGTTAACTCCCGGGCTCCCGATGTGCCCAGCGAATCCGGGTCCCCTGTGTACGTGAACCAAGTCAAAGTGCGAGTCTCTGACGCCCTGCTAGAGAAGAAGAAGCTCATGGCCGCTAGGGAGCGCAAAGCCACTAAGACGCTGGGGATCATTTTGGGAGCCTTTATTGTGTGTTGGCTGCCCTTCTTCATCATCTCCCTGGTGATGCCTATTTGCAAGGATGCCTGCTGGTTCCACCTGGCCATCTTTGACTTCTTCACGTGGCTGGGCTATCTCAACTCCCTTATCAACCCCATCATCTATACCATGTCCAATGAGGACTTCAAACAAGCGTTCCATAAACTGATACGCTTTAAGTGCACAGGTTGA